The Granulicella sp. 5B5 nucleotide sequence AACGTCGTGCTGGCAGGGGAGGCGGTTTCATGCGGCATTAGGCGGTCTAAGCTCCTTATAAATGTGCAAAAGTTTTGGGCGGTCAGCCTACAGAACACACAGCGGTCTCGTTTTGACACCGATAAACGCACCGGTTCGCATACAGCGGCTGCACTAGAACGGTACGTCATCCCATCAAACACCGGCAACCGCGCCCCTGTGTATCGCGTCACGAAATCGCCGCCGTAACCCACACGATGGAACTCGGCATGACATCATGGATGCGTGAGTCTCGCATTCCCCCTCATCGGCTTCTTCCTTGGCTTCGCCTTTGGCGTCGGCTGCGCCCTCGCCGTCATGTACTCCATCTACATGGGAGGCTACCGCGCCGCCGTCGCCGATTCGCTCCTACCCGAGCCCCCCGAGCGCCTCGAGAAGGCTCGCGCCGCTGCTCTCAAAAAGAGATCCGCTTCAGTCGCCAAAAATTAACACCCGCTCTGCCGACCGAATCGCGTTCCTTCGTACCGTCCGCTCTTTACCTCCGCGACTCGAGCTCTCGCCGCAGGGAGCGTACCTCGTTGCTCAACTCCTCCAGCACCGCCATGATCTCCCCGCGCTCAATCTGCTCGAAAGACGGGCTCTTTCCCTTTACATAAAAGGTGCCGTTCGGTTCCAGCACACATAAATCCACCTGGGAGACATCGTTAAACCCATTCTTGTTCAACACGCTCGCCAGGTCCTCCGGTGACAGAGTTTGCCGTTTCATTTCCATCTCATCAACAACGCCGTCTCGAATGATCGTTGAACTGCTGCCCTCCAGCGTCTTCGTCAGCTTTGGAGTCCGATACAACACCCACATAAGTAACCAGTTGATTGCTAACAGCGCAAATGCGCCGATGATCCCGCCCGTCACCGAGTTGTCATCTCCGATGATCGCATTCTGCACCGTATTCGATAACGAAAGCAGCACCACAAGGTCAAAAGGGTTGAGCTGCGCCAGTTCTCGTTTGCCGAACAATCGTAGAAAGACAATCAGGCATAGATACACAATGACCGGCCGCAAAACTTTTTCAAGCAATGGAATCGGGAGCTGAAACATATCTCGCCACACGTGCAACACAATTCCCATCAGAAGGTCTCCTATGTACTAACGGTAGCGGGTCACTTTAGTCATATGGTTGCGAATTGGATACATAGTGTAGAAACGGTTTATTGAGTATCCATACTTCCGTGACATGCTAAACGATGCATGGCGAGAAATTTCCGTACCCCTAGTGGTGAATAGC carries:
- a CDS encoding YetF domain-containing protein, with translation MGIVLHVWRDMFQLPIPLLEKVLRPVIVYLCLIVFLRLFGKRELAQLNPFDLVVLLSLSNTVQNAIIGDDNSVTGGIIGAFALLAINWLLMWVLYRTPKLTKTLEGSSSTIIRDGVVDEMEMKRQTLSPEDLASVLNKNGFNDVSQVDLCVLEPNGTFYVKGKSPSFEQIERGEIMAVLEELSNEVRSLRRELESRR